The nucleotide sequence CAGACGATCATCCAGCGCTACACGCGCGAGGCCGGCGTCCGCAGCCTGGAGCGCGAGATCAACTCCGTGTGCCGGAAGGTGGCCAGGAAGGTCGTCACCGAGGGCGCGGCCACGTTCGAGGAGATCACGCCCGACAAGGTCACCCAGTACCTGGGCGTGCCCCGCTTCCGGCCGAGCCTGGCCGAGGAGCAGAACGAGGTCGGCGTGGCCACGGGCCTGGCCTGGACCGAGGTGGGCGGCGAGATCCTGGTCACGGAAGCGACGCTCATGCCCGGCCGGGGCCGCCTCACGCTCACGGGCAAGCTCGGCGACGTCATGCAGGAGTCCGCCCAGGCCGCCATGAGCTACATCCGCTCGCGCGCCGAGGAACTGGGCATCCCGAAGGACTTCAACCGCAAGCTCGACGTCCACGTCCACATACCCGAGGGCGCCATCCCGAAGGACGGGCCGTCGGCCGGCATCACGCTGGCCACCGCCATGATCTCGGCGCTCGCGAAGGTGAAGACGCGGCGCGAGGTCGCCATGACCGGCGAGATCACGCTGCGCGGTAAGGTGCTGCCCATCGGCGGCGTCAAGGAAAAGGTGCTTGCGGCCCACCGGGCCGGCGTCACCAACATCCTGCTGCCGAAAGACAACGAGAAGGATCTGGCCGACATCCCGAAGAACGTGCTGGACACGCTCAACATGCACCTGGTCTCGTCGATGGACGAGGTGCTGAAGCTCGCGCTCGAGGGTCCCCTCACGCCGCTGCCGCCGTCGGTGGATACCGACGTCGCCGAGGCGGAAGGCCCCGACGCGGTCACGCACTGAGGGGCTTGGGCCGGATCACGGCGTCGTTCGTCACGAGCGTCGCGGGACCGGGCGGCTTCCCGAAAGAGGAGTTGCCCGAGATCACCGTCGTCGGACGGTCGAACGTCGGAAAATCGAGTCTCATCAACGCGCTGACCCGGACCGCATTGGCCCGGACCAGCGCGGCGCCGGGAAAGACCCGCTTGGCCAATTTCTACCGGCTGCAGCGGGAGGGCGAGGCCCCGTTCCACCTGGTGGACCTGCCCGGGTACGGATATGCCCGGGGCGGCCAGGCGGCAGCGGCCGAGTTCGACGCGCTCGTCCGCGCGTATTTCCACCGAGAGAATCGAGAGGGCCACTCGCCGGTGCGGGGGGCCTTCCTGCTCGTCGACAGCCGGCATCCCGGCATCGAGAGCGACAGCCGCGCCTGGGCGTGGCTGCAGGGGCTGGGCCTCGCCACCGGGGTCGTGGCCACGAAGGTCGACAAGTTGACGCGGGCGGAACGCCAGCGTCATCTGCGTGAGGTAGAAGCGCACCATCAAGGCCCGGTGCTGCCAGTCTCGGCGGCCACCGGGGAAGGACTGGACGAACTGTGGAAACAGATAGCAAGCCTGCTACGGCAACAGCCGCGCCCCAACAGGAACAGGTCGTCACGCTCGATCTCTCCACCCTGAAGGAGATGAGCGTGTCCTCCCTCACGAAGGTCGCGAGGGAGCTGGACATCCCCGGCGCCACCGGGATGCGCAAGCAGGAGCTCATCTTCGAGATCCTGCGGGCGCGGGCCGAGAAGAGCGGCCTCATCTTCTCGGAAGGCGTGCTGGAGGTGCTGCCCGACGGCTTCGGGTTCCTGCGCGCGCCGGACTACAACTACCTGGCCGGGCCCGACGACATCTACGTGTCGCCGTCGCAGATCCGGAAGTTCGACCTGCACACGGGCGATACCGTGGCGGGCCAGATCCGGCCGCCGAAGGAAGGCGAGCGCTACTTCGCCCTGATCAAGGTCGAGGCCGTCAACTTCGAGCCGCCGGCCCGCGGCAAGGAGCGCGTGTTCTTCGAGAACCTCACGCCGCTCTACCCGCAGGAGAAGATCAAGCTCGAAGCCGATCCCGAGAACCTGTCCACGCGCGTCATGGACCTGATGACGCCGCTCGGCAAGGGACAGCGCGGCCTGATCGTGGCGCCGCCGCGCACCGGCAAGACGATGCTGCTGCAGGCGATCGCGAACGCGATCACCACGAACCACCCGGAGGTCTACCTCATCGTCCTGCTCATCGACGAGCGGCCGGAAGAGGTCACCGACATGCAGCGGTCGGTTCGCGGCGAGGTGATCTCGTCCACGTTCGACGAGCCCGCGCAGCGCCACGTCCAGGTGGCCGAGATGGTCATCGAGAAGGCCAAGCGCCTCGTCGAGCACAAGAAGGACGTGGTCATCCTGCTCGACTCGATCACGCGCCTCGCGCGCGCCTACAACACGATCGTCCCGGCCAGCGGCAAGGTGCTGTCGGGCGGCGTCGACAGCAACGCCCTGCAGCGGCCCAAGCGCTTCTTCGGCGCCGCGCGCAACATCGAGGAGGGCGGCTCACTGACGATCGTGGCCACGGCGCTCGTGGACACGGGCTCCCGCATGGACGAGGTGATCTTCGAGGAGTTCAAGGGCACCGGCAACAGCGAGGTGCACCTGGACCGCAAGCTCGCCGACCGTCGCGTCTTCCCGGCCATCGACATCCAGAAGAGCGGCACCCGCAAGGAGGAGCTGCTCATGGGCAAGGACGACCTGAACCGCGTCTACGTCCTGCGCCGCGTGCTGACGCCGCTGTCGCCGGTCGAGGCGATGGAGCTGCTGCTCAGCAAGATGGGCAAGACCAAGAGCAACGGCGAGTTCCTGAACGCGATGAGCGGCGGGAAGTCGTAGCCGGACCTCGACAACCGACGATGGAAGGGCCGCCTCGCGCGGCCCTTTCGCTGTACGGAGCTTCCGCGGCGCCCTCGACGCGGCATCACTCGCCGCTCCAGCGTCGCGCGGCGCGGAGGTCGAGCGCGAACCGGGCACCCGGCGGGGCCCGTCGCGGGACCGCCCACCGGTGCTCGCGCGCGCTGGCAGGAGGCGCCGAAGGCGCAGCGGACCGGTACGCGCGCCCTCCGCGCCGGCGGGCGCCCGTCCCACGCCACCCGCCAGCCCGGCTTGGGCGCTCGACGGGCGTCAGAGGACGCCAGCGAGGGCGGCGACGCTTCGTCGTCCGATCACCCGCTAGCGGCGGTCCAGTGATGCGGCGAAGTCACGCACCTCGCGCAGCACGTCGGCCTCGTTTGTCAGGAACATGAAGACGTTGGCGCCGACCAGGTCGACGATGCGCGCGGTGGGAACCGCGCTGCGCAACTGCCGCTGCCACAGGGCGTACAGGGCGTTGGTGGCGTCGTACAACTGACGGAGCGCGGCGCGCTCGTCGTCGGTGCGAATCGCATAGCCGCGGGCCACGTCGTCGAAGGCCGGCTGGGCCTGGTAGAGAGCCAGCACCGGCGTGCGGATGCCCGCGTAGTCGGGCGTCATCCGCGCATCGATCGTGATCGCCCGGCGGATCGTGGGCGACAGCCGCGTCTCTCCCATCGATCCATCGGGGTTCACGGCGTACATCTGCCTCAGTTCGGCCTCGGGGAACGCGAATCCGCGTGTGCGTCGCTGCTCCGCCCGATACGCGGCGAACGAGGTCGTGTCGAGATCGCCCATGGGGACGGCCCGGCGCGGCAGCCTGGCGAGATCGGGCATGGGCGGTTCGTACTCGTCCGCCGTCGTGGTGGGGTCGCTGGCGCCATCGAGATAGACGAGACCGAGCAGGCGGTCCGGATGCTGCCCGGCGAACAGCGTCTGGACCTGGCCCGCGCACGACGTGCCGAGCAGCACGACCCTGGCGAGACGAAGGGCGTCGAGCGCCTCCAGCAGGTCGTTCACCGACCGCTGCACCGAGTACCCGTCCTCGGGCGTGTCCGAGGCGCCGATCCCCCGCCGGGTGATCCCGATGACACGCAGCCGATCGGTCAGCTTCGGCGCGAAGTCGTCGTACGCGTGGGCGCTCAGGTAGCACCCGAGCAGCACCACCGGCGGGCCCGAGCCGCCCCAGTCGAGCACCTCCAGCCGTACCGAGCCATCGACCGTGATCCGTCTGGCCTCGTGCGGCGAGGGATCGTGCCAGGCCGGCCGCAACTGCGCGGCCCGCGCGGCGGAGCCCTCCGTCCGTGACAGCGCCAGCGCCACTGCGACGCCGACGGCCAGTGTGGTCAGCCGCGCGTGACGGTTCCTCGGCATGGGCACTCCTCCCGGCGGGTGGCGGCCAACGTGGTGTCCGGCGGATGATACCGGCTTCGGCTCTGGCACGCATGGAACCCGACACGACGCGAGGTGACGTGACACGCCCCACCCGTGACGACCTCGTCGCGGCCCGGACGCGCATCCTGCCGGACGTGATCGCGCCCGGGCTCCGCGTGCTGTTCTGCGGCATCAATCCCGGGCTGTACTCGGCCGCGACGGGGCATCACTTCGCGCGGCCGGGCAACCGTTTCTGGCCGGCCCTGCATCGTGCGGGCTTCACGCCCCGCCAGCTGGCGGCCGCCGAGGACGGCACGCTCCTGACGTACGGCTGCGGCATCACGAACCTCGTCGCGCGCACGACGGCGGGCGCGGCCGAGCTCGACCGCGACGAGCTTCGTCGCGGCGGCGTGCGGCTCGCGAGGAAGGTCGCGCGGCACCGGCCGCGGTGGGTCGCCGTCGTCGGCATCGACGCCTACCGGCGCGCGTTCGCGCGGCCGGACGCGGTCGTGGGTCCGCAGGCCGAGCGGTTGGGTGGCGCGCGCGTGTGGGTGCTCCCCAACCCCAGCGGCCTCAACGCCAGCTACCAGCTGCCGGCCCTGGTGCGGGCGTTTCGCGCGCTACGGGAGGCCTCGGGCCTCCCGAGGGCACGCGGTCCAGGGCGAAGACACCGTCGGACGTGGTGAGCTCCACGGGAGCCGTGAGGAGCAGGCGCCCGCACGGGGCCGCGAGTCGAGGGCATGGACGAGCCGGCGCGGCAGCGACGCGGGAGCGGCCGGTTCGCCTGGTGTAAGGTGGCGCGATGACGGACGCCCCCTTCCCGACCGACGGCGTCGCCCTGACGACGCTCCTCGTGGTCAGCGACGTCAACCGGTCGCGCGACTTCTACCGCGACGTACTGGGCGCGACCGTGTACCGCGAATACGGCGGCACGTCCTGCGTGCTCGGCTTTCAGGGCGCGTGGCTGCTGCTCGTGACGGGCGGTCCGCCGACGCCCGACAAGCCCACCGTCACGTTCGCGCCGCCTGCCGATCCGGATCGCGTCTCGTGTCAGCTGACGCTGCGCGTTCCCGACTGCCAGGCCGCCTACGAGACGCTGTCGCGCCGCGGGGCGCCGTTCCTGACGCCGCCCGTCGATCGGGGCGGTGAGGTGCGGTGCTTCTTCCGCGATCCGGACGGCCACCTGCTCGAGATCAGCGCCGTCGGCTGAGCCGACGCGCCCTTCGCCTGACGCCGCGGCACACCGACGGCCGCTGGCGGTAGGATCGCCCAGTGGCCGGCGCCGTCTCGGATCTCCAGCAGCTGCTGCGCACGATGTCCCCGGTGCTGCGTCCAGGCACCTACGCCTTCGTCACGCTGCCGGACGAGGTCCGGCTCGACGCGGCCGACGTCGTCGCCTCCATCCGCGAGCCGGAAGGCCTGTCCGTCGTCATCGACCGCTCGGCCGCGGAGCGCGCCGGCCTGGCGCCCGCCTTTCTGTGCCGATGGATCACCCTGAGCGTGCACTCCGACCTGACGGCCGTCGGGCTCACCGCGGCCATCGCGAGGGCGTTGGCCGATCGCGGGCTGCCGTGCAACGTGGTCGCGGGCACGTTCCACGACCACGTGTTCGTGCCCGTGGATCGCGCGGACGAGGCCATGGCGGCGCTCAGGGCCCTGCAGGCGGGGGCGTGAGCGCGACCCTCGTCGGCGTCATCTCCGACACGCACGGGCTGCTTCGCCAGACCGCGATCGAGGCGCTTCGAGGCGTCGACCTGATCGTGCACGCGGGGGATGTGGGCGGCCCGGACGTCCTCGACGCGCTGAGGGCGCTGGCGCCCACCTTCGCCGTCCGCGGCAACGTCGACACGTCGCCGTGGGGCCGGACCTTGCCGGAGACGGAGGTCGTGGAGGTGGCCGGCCGCCACCTGTACGTGCTCCATGATCGAGCCGCGCTCGATCTGGACCCCCGCGCGGCGGGTTTCGCCGCCGTGATCTTCGGGCACTCGCACCGGCCGGAGGCGGTCGAGAAGGACGGCGTGCTCTACCTCAATCCCGGCAGCGCCGGCCCCCGGCGCTTCTCCCTCCCGATCAGCCTCGCCCGCCTGACGGTGACCGGGCGATCCCTCAGCTGGACATTCGTGAATCTGCCCGCCGACGTCTGACGCGCGCGGCGCGGGCCCGTCAGGCCCACAGCGTGAGCGGCGGATCGGTGAGCACGCACCGCAGGATGTCGCTGCGCGACACGATGCCGACGAGCACGCCGGTCGCATCGTCCACGACCGGCAGCGCCGGGAGGTGGTAGTCGAGCATGACGCGGGCGATACGACGGACGTCAGCCACCGGGTCCACGGTGACGACGGGCGTCGTCATCACGTCGGCGACGCGGCGGGCCAGGACGTCGCGCACGAAGCCGTCTTCTTCGTTGAGCACGTGCAGCAGGTGCGCGCGCGACACCAGGCCGACGACCTGCCCATCGGCCGACACGACCGGCGCCTGGCCCACGCCCCATTCCGCCAGCGCCCGCCAGGCGGCCTCGACCCCCAACCGAGGCGGCACGGACATGACCGGATGGCTCATCACCTGGTAGGCGTGGTACACCGGGCCGCGCTGCGGCGTGAGCGTGGCGGCGGCGTAGGCGGCCGCGGCGGCCCGATAGCGCGGCTCGTCGTCGGTGGGTGCCCGCGGGGTCCCGGGGGCGTCCCCAGCGTCCTGTTCGACCGTCCTGACCGGCCCTGGCGCGACGACACGGTGGGCGCTCAGGAGCTCTTCGAGGGGCCCCCGGAAGACCACGCCGTCCACGCCGCGGACCTCGAACATCGCGCCTCCAGGCGTCTACGGTCGCACGTTCACAGCGGCGCGGCAACCGCCCGGAACGGCGTCGGGTGGAGGACCCGACCACGGGCCCGTGGCGCGCGGCGACGGCGACGGGCACCCATCCGTCATGGGCGGCAGGGACCGGCCGCCGCCATCGCCTGCTCGATGCGGGGCAGCACCGTTTCCGCGCCGCCCCGGATGGCCACGTCGACCTCGTCGGAGAACGCGGTGCCGTCGGGATTCACCTCGACGACGAAAGCGCCGCCCTGGCGCGCGAGCGGGATGAGTCCCGCCGCGGGAAACACCACGGCCGACGTGCCCACCGCCAGGAAGACATCGCTCCTGGCGGCGGCGTTGGCGGCGCGGTCCAGCACGCGTGCGTCGAGCGGCTCTCCGAACCACACGACGTCCGGCCGGGCGAGCGCGCCGCAGGACGGGCACCGCGGCAGCACCTCCGGCGCGAGCACGTCGTCGAACGGGCGGGGCGCTTTCCCGGTGCGGCAGGCGTCGGCGCATCGGACGTGCCACAGCGAGCCGTGCAGGCGCAGCACGTCGGGCGCGCCGGCCCGCTCGTGGAGTCCGTCCACGTTCTGCGTGACGATGGTCATCCCGGCCCACCGTCCCGCCCACGCGGCGAGCACGGTGTGCGCGGCGTTGGGAACGCAGGCGCGGAGACGCTCGCGGCGCCAGCCGTACCACGCCCAGACCAGCGCCGGGTCGCGCGCGAAGGCCTCTGGCGTCGCCAGGTCTTCGGGCCGGTGCTGCCGCCACAGCCCGTCGCGGCCGCGAAACGTCGGGACCCCGCTCGCGGCCGACACGCCGGCGCCCGTCAGCACGGTGATACGCGCGGCCCGCCGCAGCCGATCGGCCACGGCGGTGACGGCCGCCGCGATGGCGTCACCGGCGTCCGTCGTACCAGACAAAACAGGCGTCCCGGCGGGTCAGGGTGCG is from Vicinamibacterales bacterium and encodes:
- a CDS encoding S16 family serine protease, coding for QTIIQRYTREAGVRSLEREINSVCRKVARKVVTEGAATFEEITPDKVTQYLGVPRFRPSLAEEQNEVGVATGLAWTEVGGEILVTEATLMPGRGRLTLTGKLGDVMQESAQAAMSYIRSRAEELGIPKDFNRKLDVHVHIPEGAIPKDGPSAGITLATAMISALAKVKTRREVAMTGEITLRGKVLPIGGVKEKVLAAHRAGVTNILLPKDNEKDLADIPKNVLDTLNMHLVSSMDEVLKLALEGPLTPLPPSVDTDVAEAEGPDAVTH
- the yihA gene encoding ribosome biogenesis GTP-binding protein YihA/YsxC, with the translated sequence MGRITASFVTSVAGPGGFPKEELPEITVVGRSNVGKSSLINALTRTALARTSAAPGKTRLANFYRLQREGEAPFHLVDLPGYGYARGGQAAAAEFDALVRAYFHRENREGHSPVRGAFLLVDSRHPGIESDSRAWAWLQGLGLATGVVATKVDKLTRAERQRHLREVEAHHQGPVLPVSAATGEGLDELWKQIASLLRQQPRPNRNRSSRSISPP
- the rho gene encoding transcription termination factor Rho, translated to MSVSSLTKVARELDIPGATGMRKQELIFEILRARAEKSGLIFSEGVLEVLPDGFGFLRAPDYNYLAGPDDIYVSPSQIRKFDLHTGDTVAGQIRPPKEGERYFALIKVEAVNFEPPARGKERVFFENLTPLYPQEKIKLEADPENLSTRVMDLMTPLGKGQRGLIVAPPRTGKTMLLQAIANAITTNHPEVYLIVLLIDERPEEVTDMQRSVRGEVISSTFDEPAQRHVQVAEMVIEKAKRLVEHKKDVVILLDSITRLARAYNTIVPASGKVLSGGVDSNALQRPKRFFGAARNIEEGGSLTIVATALVDTGSRMDEVIFEEFKGTGNSEVHLDRKLADRRVFPAIDIQKSGTRKEELLMGKDDLNRVYVLRRVLTPLSPVEAMELLLSKMGKTKSNGEFLNAMSGGKS
- a CDS encoding alpha/beta hydrolase, which codes for MPRNRHARLTTLAVGVAVALALSRTEGSAARAAQLRPAWHDPSPHEARRITVDGSVRLEVLDWGGSGPPVVLLGCYLSAHAYDDFAPKLTDRLRVIGITRRGIGASDTPEDGYSVQRSVNDLLEALDALRLARVVLLGTSCAGQVQTLFAGQHPDRLLGLVYLDGASDPTTTADEYEPPMPDLARLPRRAVPMGDLDTTSFAAYRAEQRRTRGFAFPEAELRQMYAVNPDGSMGETRLSPTIRRAITIDARMTPDYAGIRTPVLALYQAQPAFDDVARGYAIRTDDERAALRQLYDATNALYALWQRQLRSAVPTARIVDLVGANVFMFLTNEADVLREVRDFAASLDRR
- the mug gene encoding G/U mismatch-specific DNA glycosylase, with protein sequence MTRPTRDDLVAARTRILPDVIAPGLRVLFCGINPGLYSAATGHHFARPGNRFWPALHRAGFTPRQLAAAEDGTLLTYGCGITNLVARTTAGAAELDRDELRRGGVRLARKVARHRPRWVAVVGIDAYRRAFARPDAVVGPQAERLGGARVWVLPNPSGLNASYQLPALVRAFRALREASGLPRARGPGRRHRRTW
- a CDS encoding VOC family protein; amino-acid sequence: MTDAPFPTDGVALTTLLVVSDVNRSRDFYRDVLGATVYREYGGTSCVLGFQGAWLLLVTGGPPTPDKPTVTFAPPADPDRVSCQLTLRVPDCQAAYETLSRRGAPFLTPPVDRGGEVRCFFRDPDGHLLEISAVG
- a CDS encoding ACT domain-containing protein yields the protein MAGAVSDLQQLLRTMSPVLRPGTYAFVTLPDEVRLDAADVVASIREPEGLSVVIDRSAAERAGLAPAFLCRWITLSVHSDLTAVGLTAAIARALADRGLPCNVVAGTFHDHVFVPVDRADEAMAALRALQAGA
- a CDS encoding metallophosphoesterase family protein, producing MSATLVGVISDTHGLLRQTAIEALRGVDLIVHAGDVGGPDVLDALRALAPTFAVRGNVDTSPWGRTLPETEVVEVAGRHLYVLHDRAALDLDPRAAGFAAVIFGHSHRPEAVEKDGVLYLNPGSAGPRRFSLPISLARLTVTGRSLSWTFVNLPADV
- a CDS encoding CBS domain-containing protein, whose amino-acid sequence is MFEVRGVDGVVFRGPLEELLSAHRVVAPGPVRTVEQDAGDAPGTPRAPTDDEPRYRAAAAAYAAATLTPQRGPVYHAYQVMSHPVMSVPPRLGVEAAWRALAEWGVGQAPVVSADGQVVGLVSRAHLLHVLNEEDGFVRDVLARRVADVMTTPVVTVDPVADVRRIARVMLDYHLPALPVVDDATGVLVGIVSRSDILRCVLTDPPLTLWA
- a CDS encoding NAD-dependent deacylase, which encodes MSGTTDAGDAIAAAVTAVADRLRRAARITVLTGAGVSAASGVPTFRGRDGLWRQHRPEDLATPEAFARDPALVWAWYGWRRERLRACVPNAAHTVLAAWAGRWAGMTIVTQNVDGLHERAGAPDVLRLHGSLWHVRCADACRTGKAPRPFDDVLAPEVLPRCPSCGALARPDVVWFGEPLDARVLDRAANAAARSDVFLAVGTSAVVFPAAGLIPLARQGGAFVVEVNPDGTAFSDEVDVAIRGGAETVLPRIEQAMAAAGPCRP